CATATTTATAGACATGCCTTTAATGTGGAGATGTTAAATATGCGGTCATTAAGATACCTTATCATTCTTATAGGAAGCTTACTTGTTGCTACGGGAACTAATTTTTTTCTCGTACCTTATAAAATCCTGGATGGGGGAATAATAGGGATAGCCCTCATTATCAATTATTTATTCGACGCTAAAATTGGCTTGGCCGTCCTGATCTGTAGTCTCCCCATATTCATCTTAGCCTGGTTAAAGGAACGCGATATTTTCTACAACAGTGTACTCGGTCTATTGACCTCCTCTTTTCTGATTGAGCTTCTCGGTCCGGTTCAATACTACTTCCTGTATTATTTCGAATTTGGCTCCATTTCTAGCGCCATAATTGGCGGTTTTTTGATGGGAACGGGTCTTGGGATTATGTTGCGCTTTAAAGCAAGTACAGGTGGAACCGATCTGCTTGCTCAATTTATAAAAAGGTATGTTCCGTTGAACCTTGGAGTCATCATTTTTTTGACTGACTTTATGATTATCGGTGCTGGGGGAATCCTCATTTCCAAAGAAACCTTCTTCCACTCCATCCTCACGATTATCTCCGGGGGCGTGGCTACGGGTCTGTGCACCCTCGAGACTCAAGATAAATGGAAATAAATATGAATATACACGATCGTATGTTCGTATTATAATAAGAAGAAAAAATCTAACGTATCACTACCTCACCTGGAGTGTGTGAACTTATGAACAAAGAGCGTGTCATTATGCTATCTGATTGCCAAAGCTTCTATGCCTCCGTGGAGAAAGCCTCTAATCCGCAGTATAGCAACAAGCCGCTGATCGTAGCTGGAGACCCGGCTAGACGGAGCGGTATTGTGCTGGCTGCCTGCCCTATAGCCAAATCTTTTGGCATTACTACCGCCGAGACGTTGAAGGAAGCGCTGGCAAAATGCCCCGAAGTCATCGTGGTCAGACCGCACATGCAGCAATATATCGATGTCTCCTCCCAAATCACAGATATTCTACGCAAGTTTAGCGATCAGGTAGAGCCCTATTCTATCGATGAACAGTTTATTGATGTCAGCGGTAGTCTCAGCTTATTCGGCAGTCCGAGGGAGATTGCTACCGCCATTCAGGATTTAATTCGTAGAAACACAGGTGTGCGTGCGCGCATCGGCATTGGATATTCCAAGGTTACCGCCAAAATGGCCTGTGACCTATGGGCCAAGAAGAACAAGGATGGTATATTCACCCTCACTCACGAGAAGCTTCCGAATGCACTCTGGCGCCTCCCCATTAGCGAGCTGTTCATGGTAGGTCGCCGTATGTCCGCCCACTTCCAGAGCATGGGCATCACGACGATTGGCCATTTGGCGCAAATGCCGCTAAGCGAGCTGAAATGGCGCATGCGGGAGAAATTCCACAAAAAATGTAACATTGACGCCGAGCTATATTGGCGGATAGCCAACGGTATTGATGACAGCCCCGTAAGCCCAAGCACCTACGAAGTCGCACCGAAAAGTGTCGGGCACCAAATGACGCTGCCACGGGATTACTATAAGCTGCAAGATATTAAGACCATCATTCTTGAGCTGTCTGAGCTTGTATGTAGACGTTGCCGCAAACTGAAAGTGCATGGTGCCGTCGTAACTATCGGCTGCCAAGGTGCCAGCTTTGATGACCCCACAGGCTTCTCAAGACAGACTACGATGAGTGATCCTACGAATGCGACCCTGCTGGTTTATGAGGCCGCTCTCACTCTCTTCAAGCTGCACTGGGATGGTCAGCCTGTGCGTAGAATTCACTTAAGCTTGTCCAATCTATCTGACGAAAGCCAGTACCAGCTAACGCTATTTGAGTCTCGCCCTCGCTATCGTGAACTCGAACGGGCTACCGATGCGCTCAAGAATAAATACGGGGAGACGATCATTGGGAGGGCAGCTTCTTTCACAGATGCCGGGCAGCTTAAGGACAGATCTAGAAAAATCGGCGGACACTATAAATGAGCAGTACATTCTTATGCATTTTTATTTTTTAACCTATATTAAAACACACACCATATCGTTTATAATGCTATATTGGGGTTGTTATTTTCACGAGATGAAGCGACAATCAAAAATATGAAAATTATAGATATAACATTCCAGAGGAGGAGCGGAGAAGTTGGATAGCACGAGCAACACTAACACTACCTATTATGAAATCGTTGATCTCTGTCTTCTTGCTGGTAAGATCATGCTGCAGAATGGTGCAGAAACATCCAGAGTTGAAGATACGATGACACGAATGGCTGGATCTCTCGGGTTCCCGGGAGCGCACAGTTATGTGACGCCAACCGTTATTATGTTCACCACAAATAGAATAGAACCTGTTAAGTTATACAGGATAGCGGAGCGAACAACAGATCTGCAGAAGGTATCTAAGGTCAATGATATTTCTCGGCGTTTGAGCGAACGTCAGATTACAGCTGAGGAAGCTCGTGCAAAATTAGGAGAAGTCGATGAAGCCTCACCTGTCTATCCCGTATGGCTGCAAATCTTAGCTGCCGCCCTTACTGGCGCTTGCTTCACCGTTATGTTTAAGGGCAGTTTGTGGGATGCTCTCCCCGCCTTGCCGATTTCCGGACTAGGCTTCGCTGCAGTCATCTATCTGCATCGTTTAGTGCAGACTAAATTCTTTGCAGAGTTTTCCGCTTCCTTCCTGATTGGACTTCTAGCCTTCTATTCTGTAAAGCTGGGGATAGGCCAAGAGATGGACAAAATCATTATCGGCTCCGTTATGCCTCTAGTACCCGGACTACTCATTACTAATGCCGTT
This window of the Paenibacillus sp. FSL R10-2734 genome carries:
- a CDS encoding YitT family protein — encoded protein: MLNMRSLRYLIILIGSLLVATGTNFFLVPYKILDGGIIGIALIINYLFDAKIGLAVLICSLPIFILAWLKERDIFYNSVLGLLTSSFLIELLGPVQYYFLYYFEFGSISSAIIGGFLMGTGLGIMLRFKASTGGTDLLAQFIKRYVPLNLGVIIFLTDFMIIGAGGILISKETFFHSILTIISGGVATGLCTLETQDKWK
- a CDS encoding DNA polymerase IV yields the protein MNKERVIMLSDCQSFYASVEKASNPQYSNKPLIVAGDPARRSGIVLAACPIAKSFGITTAETLKEALAKCPEVIVVRPHMQQYIDVSSQITDILRKFSDQVEPYSIDEQFIDVSGSLSLFGSPREIATAIQDLIRRNTGVRARIGIGYSKVTAKMACDLWAKKNKDGIFTLTHEKLPNALWRLPISELFMVGRRMSAHFQSMGITTIGHLAQMPLSELKWRMREKFHKKCNIDAELYWRIANGIDDSPVSPSTYEVAPKSVGHQMTLPRDYYKLQDIKTIILELSELVCRRCRKLKVHGAVVTIGCQGASFDDPTGFSRQTTMSDPTNATLLVYEAALTLFKLHWDGQPVRRIHLSLSNLSDESQYQLTLFESRPRYRELERATDALKNKYGETIIGRAASFTDAGQLKDRSRKIGGHYK
- a CDS encoding threonine/serine exporter family protein is translated as MDSTSNTNTTYYEIVDLCLLAGKIMLQNGAETSRVEDTMTRMAGSLGFPGAHSYVTPTVIMFTTNRIEPVKLYRIAERTTDLQKVSKVNDISRRLSERQITAEEARAKLGEVDEASPVYPVWLQILAAALTGACFTVMFKGSLWDALPALPISGLGFAAVIYLHRLVQTKFFAEFSASFLIGLLAFYSVKLGIGQEMDKIIIGSVMPLVPGLLITNAVRDLMAGHLVSGISKGADAFLTAFAIGTGIGLVLSLF